A DNA window from Daucus carota subsp. sativus chromosome 3, DH1 v3.0, whole genome shotgun sequence contains the following coding sequences:
- the LOC108210778 gene encoding protein BUNDLE SHEATH DEFECTIVE 2, chloroplastic — translation MATTTTLSHSSLQFIHTLSPPISLPSPSTIHFSLLSQTPLEFPLISVASSTKLQLPPQLHLPILLFTPFDNSPLDTQTFLVTISVLVAISLSLFLGLKGDPVPCERCAGNGGTKCVFCSDGKMKIETGLVDCKVCKGAGLIFCKKCGGSGYSRRL, via the exons ATGGCTACTACAACTACACTTTCTCACTCATCTCTCCAATTTATACACACTCTCTCTCCTCCTATCTCTCTCCCCTCTCCCTCCACCATTcacttctctctcctctctcaaaCCCCATTAGAGTTCCCTCTCATTTCCGTAGCTTCCTCAACTAAACTTCAGCTACCACCTCAACTACACCTTCCCATTTTGCTCTTCACTCCGTTTGACAACAGCCCTTTGGACACACAAACTTTTCTCGTTACTATTAGTGTACTTGTTGccatttctctctctctttttcttggtctcAAG GGTGATCCTGTTCCTTGTGAGAGATGTGCTGGCAATG GTGGCACCAAATGCGTCTTCTGTAGTGATGGCAAGATGAAGATTGAGACAGGATTGGTTGATTGTAAGGTGTGCAAGGGAGCAG GACTAATATTCTGCAAAAAATGCGGAGGTTCGGGATATTCAAGACGCCTATAA